A region from the Rhodamnia argentea isolate NSW1041297 chromosome 7, ASM2092103v1, whole genome shotgun sequence genome encodes:
- the LOC115742390 gene encoding uncharacterized protein LOC115742390, with amino-acid sequence MSPSHRTLASRHSIDSCAVQLHSWRPFHPKTLDSDHPQIPNSSSNGGGVFHSKRPCLSDRLTSFSIDAALDMSRLSLFDDDRPIVDVGNSKRRESLQLIARKRRRRGSRSVSGRSSDRSGTRRCCSVGASAAASDFPMAVGTDSSGELFGNGDWASDVSEARNNIGPRRDKDGGGGGSGERENVGLGFGQTGNFGDVVPGNESGYGSEPGYRGDAEFGYGDEVDEEEEDARALFWGHQFGDSKMEMVGENTFTDQKAHHRCRRKKHDFRMVEPSRYS; translated from the exons ATGTCGCCCTCGCACAGAACTCTAGCTTCCCGTCACTCCATCGACTCCTGCGCCGTCCAGCTCCACTCGTGGAGGCCGTTCCACCCCAAAACCCTCGACTCCGATCACCCACAGATACCCAACTCCTCCTCCAATGGCGGCGGCGTGTTCCACTCCAAGCGGCCCTGCCTCTCCGATCGGTTGACTTCATTCTCGATCGACGCCGCCCTCGACATGTCGAGGCTGAGTCTATTCGATGACGACAGGCCGATCGTCGATGTGGGAAATTCGAAGCGGAGAGAGAGCCTCCAGCTGATCGCGAGGAAGCGGAGGCGGAGGGGGTCGAGGTCGGTGTCCGGGCGGAGCAGCGATCGGAGCGGGACGCGGCGGTGCTGCTCCGTCGGGGCGTCTGCCGCAGCGTCTGATTTCCCGATGGCGGTGGGGACGGACTCTAGCGGGGAGCTGTTTGGCAATGGGGATTGGGCGTCAGACGTGAGCGAGGCGCGGAATAATATCGGCCCAAGGAGGGACAAagatggtggtggaggagggagTGGGGAGAGGGAGAATGTGGGCTTAGGGTTTGGGCAAACTGGGAATTTTGGGGATGTGGTGCCGGGGAACGAGTCGGGGTACGGAAGTGAGCCGGGCTATCGCGGTGACGCCGAGTTTGGTTATGGGGATGAAgtggatgaggaggaggaggatgctaGGGCATTGTTTTGGGGCCACCAATTTGGAG ATTCGAAAATGGAGATGGTTGGTGAGAACACATTCACGGATCAGAAGGCTCATCACAGATGCCGGAGGAAGAAGCACGACTTTAGAATGGTCGAACCTTCCAGATATAGCTAG
- the LOC115742381 gene encoding magnesium/proton exchanger 1 isoform X1: MTSVHKPPSNSTLGVSSTLGHEVCESYLLFPGETALGEAFRTFLYCLGLAYCFIGLSAITARFFRSMANVVKQTREVVEIDPHTNSMVVRREKVWNYTIADITLLAFGTSFPQISLATIDALRNLGDLYAGGLGPGTLVGSAAFDLFPIHAVCVLVPKAGELKKISDLGVWIVELFWSFWAYFWLYIILKVWTPDIVTLWEALLTVLQFGLLVVHAYAQDKRWPYVSLPLARGERPEDWVPGEGAAYKHVDSVDDEHSEIIQIGENDERRIVDIFSIHSRSETGLMYHNVQGSDLADSSNELLQSEIKLEEFHVLSLWKQQFVDALMLESAETKKLNSICVQALRILWQSLLAPWRLMFALVPPCQIANGWVAFICSLIFISGIAYVVTQLTDLISCVTGINAYVIAFTALASGTSWPDLVASKIAAERQTTADSAIANITCSNSVNIYFGIGVPWLIDTAYNFIVYREPLRIQNAAGLSFCLLVFFSTSVGCISVLVLRRLTLGAELGGPKPWAWLTSIYFMLLWLIFVVLSSLKVSGII; encoded by the exons ATGACCTCAGTTCATAAGCCACCGAGTAATAGCACACTTGGTGTTTCCAGCACTTTGGGCCATGAAGTATGCGAGAGCTACTTGCTTTTTCCAGGTGAAACAGCCCTCGGTGAAGCCTTCCGAACCTTCCTCTATTGCCTTGGTCTTGCTTACTGCTTTATTGGATTATCAGCTATCACTGCAAGGTTTTTCCGTTCTATGGCGAATGTTGTGAAGCAAACACGTGAGGTGGTAGAGATAGATCCTCATACGAATTCAATGGTGGTTAGACGAGAAAAGGTGTGGAATTACACTATTGCAGACATCACTCTACTAGCTTTTGGGACTAGCTTCCCTCAAATATCTTTAGCTACTATTGATGCTCTAAGAAACCTGGGGGACCTCTATGCTGGAG GTTTGGGTCCTGGAACGCTTGTAGGCTCTGCTGCATTTGACCTATTTCCTATTCATGCTGTCTGTGTTCTGGTTCCTAAAGCTGGTGAATTGAAGAAGATATCTGATCTTGGCGTTTGGATTGTGGAGCTCTTTTGGTCTTTCTGGGCTTATTTTTGGCTGTACATTATTTTGAAG GTTTGGACTCCTGACATTGTCACACTTTGGGAGGCACTGTTAACTGTGTTGCAGTTCGGGTTACTAGTGGTACATGCATATGCTCAAGACAAGCGTTGGCCCTATGTATCTCTTCCTTT AGCAAGGGGCGAGAGGCCAGAGGACTGGGTGCCAGGAGAGGGTGCTGCATATAAACATGTAGACAGTGTGGATGATGAGCATTCCGAGATAATTCAAATTGGTGAAAATGATGAGAGGAGAATTGTGGATATATTTTCCATTCATTCCAGAAGTGAAACAG GTTTAATGTATCACAATGTACAAGGCAGTGATTTGGCTGACTCCTCTAATGAACTTCTCCAAAGTGAGATTAAGTTGGAAGAATTTCATGTGCTGTCACTTTGGAAGCAACAGTTTGTTGATGCACTGATG CTGGAGAGTGCAGAGACGAAGAAGTTGAATAGCATATGTGTGCAGGCTTTGCGAATATTGTGGCAGTCTCTTCTTGCACCCTGGAGGCTCATGTTTGCTTTGGTTCCTCCTTGCCAAATTGCTAATGGCTGGGTTGCTTTCATTTGCTCTTTAATCTTTATCAGTGGAATAGCTTATGTAGTGACCCAACTCACAGATTTAATTAGCTGCGTCACAG GGATAAATGCTTATGTCATAGCATTTACTGCGCTGGCTAGCGGAACGTCATGGCCAGACTTAGTTGCTAGTAAGATTGCCGCCGAAAGGCAGACGACAGCTGACTCTGCGATTGCAAACATCACTTGCAG TAATTCAGTGAACATATACTTTGGCATAGGTGTCCCATGGCTAATTGACACCGCATACAACTTCATCGTGTATCGGGAACCTTTGAGGATCCAAAATGCAGCCGGACTAAGCTTCTGTTTACTCGTGTTCTTTTCTACTTCTGTGGGGTGTATATCAGTTCTCGTGCTTCGGCGTCTGACATTGGGCGCCGAATTGGGAGGGCCAAAGCCTTGGGCTTGGTTAACTAGTATATACTTCATGTTGCTCTGGCTCATCTTTGTGGTGCTTTCCTCTCTCAAAGTTTCTGGGATCATATAG
- the LOC115742380 gene encoding pentatricopeptide repeat-containing protein At3g62890: MRPSTTTKLISLTHPTLNFAHRTFESFVWNNIIRAHVQSTVSLQPPLSVFARMRSHGVYPDFDTFPFLLQSFNSVPHLQSGRQIHAQAFVFGLDRETFVQTCLINMYSSCGDSALARQVFDDIAEPDLPSWNSIINACLKVGRSDTARALFDVMPERNVISWSCLINGYVRCGEFKEALALFREMQLVEGALVRPNEFTMSGVLSACGQLGALEHGEWVHAYIDKCGIEIDVVLGTCLIDMYAKCGSIERARLVFGNLGPNKDVMAWSAMISGLAMHGHAGECLSLFLDMRQQGLKPNSVTFLGILCACVHGGLVSRGKEFFREMSEEHGITPIIQHYGCLVDLFGRAGLLKEAWTVVKSMPMEPDVLIWGALLSGSRTHGDIETCEIALRKLIQLDPGNSGAYVLLSNVYAKLGRWNEVRQVRNLMEAKGIYKVPGCSLVELDGVLHEFFVGDDSHPETKEIYMMLDEIMTTLKKAGYVGNTKEVLLDLDEEAKELALSLHTEKLAVAFCFLQTSAGTPIRIVKNLRICGDCHVAIKMISKVYRREIVIRDCNRFHHFNDGVCSCKDFW, translated from the coding sequence ATGCGACCTTCCACAACCACAAAGCTCATTTCCTTAACGCACCCGACTCTCAACTTCGCTCACCGCACCTTTGAATCCTTTGTCTGGAACAACATCATTCGAGCCCATGTCCAATCCACCGTCTCTCTTCAACCTCCATTGTCAGTCTTCGCTCGCATGCGCTCCCATGGCGTCTACCCCGACTTCGACACCTTCCCTTTCCTCCTCCAGTCCTTCAATTCCGTTCCCCATCTCCAATCTGGTCGACAGATCCACGCTCAAGCTTTCGTCTTTGGGCTTGACCGCGAAACCTTCGTCCAGACTTGTCTCATCAACATGTACTCCTCTTGCGGCGACTCAGCGCTAGCTCGTCAAGTGTTCGACGACATTGCTGAACCGGATTTGCCTTCTTGGAATTCTATCATCAACGCGTGCTTGAAAGTGGGTCGGAGTGACACTGCCCGTGCGCTGTTCGACGTAATGCCTGAGAGGAACGTGATCTCTTGGAGCTGTTTGATTAATGGGTACGTTAGGTGTGGGGAGTTTAAGGAAGCGCTTGCTTTGTTCAGGGAGATGCAACTCGTGGAAGGTGCTTTGGTTAGGCCTAATGAGTTTACCATGTCCGGAGTGCTTTCGGCGTGTGGGCAGTTGGGTGCACTGGAACATGGGGAGTGGGTTCATGCTTATATTGACAAATGTGGGATAGAAATTGATGTTGTGTTGGGGACTTGTCTCATAGACATGTACGCTAAATGCGGGAGTATTGAGAGGGCGAGGTTGGTTTTCGGCAATTTGGGTCCTAATAAGGATGTGATGGCTTGGAGTGCTATGATATCAGGCTTGGCAATGCATGGTCATGCTGGGGAATGTCTCAGCTTGTTCTTGGACATGAGACAGCAGGGTCTGAAACCTAATAGCGTAACATTCTTGGGTATTCTTTGTGCTTGTGTTCATGGAGGTTTGGTGAGTCGAGGGAAAGAATTTTTCAGGGAAATGAGCGAGGAGCATGGAATAACTCCGATAATTCAACACTATGGTTGTCTAGTGGATCTTTTTGGGAGAGCAGGTCTACTAAAGGAGGCATGGACCGTGGTGAAATCGATGCCTATGGAGCCTGATGTGCTTATATGGGGTGCTCTACTGAGTGGATCCAGGACACATGGTGACATTGAAACATGTGAGATTGCGCTCAGAAAGCTAATCCAGCTGGATCCTGGCAATAGTGGTGCCTATGTGCTTCTGTCAAATGTTTATGCAAAATTGGGTAGATGGAATGAAGTGAGACAAGTCAGAAATCTAATGGAAGCAAAGGGCATTTATAAAGTCCCTGGGTGTAGCTTAGTAGAGCTTGACGGGGTACTTCATGAGTTTTTTGTGGGAGATGATTCCCATCCGGAAACTAAAGAGATTTATATGATGCTTGATGAGATCATGACGACATTGAAGAAGGCAGGCTATGTGGGAAACACAAAAGAAGTATTGCTTGATTTGGATGAGGAAGCAAAAGAGCTTGCTCTATCTCTTCATACTGAAAAACTGGCTGTAGCATTTTGCTTTTTACAAACAAGTGCCGGCACTCCCATACGAATTGTTAAGAACCTCAGAATATGTGGTGATTGTCACGTTGCCATAAAGATGATATCCAAAGTCTACAGACGCGAGATCGTAATCAGGGACTGCAACCGGTTTCACCACTTCAATGACGGAGTTTGCTCTTGCAAAGATTTCTGGTAG
- the LOC115742385 gene encoding peter Pan-like protein, giving the protein MARFRNNKKKAFVKPVMKKPKPGNVDHITGDKIPKSFVFSRGKLPGPLRQLEMDLRKLMLPYTALKLKEKKRNNLKDFLNVAGPMGVTHFLMLSKTETAPYLRVARTPQGPTLTFKIKEYSLVADVAQSQLRPRSPKDLFKNPPLIVLSGFGTGEQHLKLTTIMFQNIFPAIDINTVKLSSCQRIVLLNYNKETKLVDFCHYSIRLQPVGVSRRIRKFVQNHQVPDLRNLQDVSDFVTKAGYGSESEADDEAATVTLASDLGRVNQASSKSAVKLQEIGPRMTLQLVKVEEGLCSGGVIFNEYGNAADIKKKLGKQEGGEKDPDDVEEDQEDDEEE; this is encoded by the exons ATGGCCCGTTTTCGTAAT AATAAGAAGAAAGCGTTTGTGAAGCCAGTTATGAAAAAGCCCAAGCCCGGGAATGTTGATCACATAACAGGTGATAAGATCCCTAAGAGCTTTGTCTTCTCGAGGGGGAAGCTGCCAGGACCCCTGAGGCAACTTGAAATGGACTTGAGGAAGTTAATGCTCCCGTATACtgccctcaaactcaag gagaagaaaaggaataacCTCAAAGACTTTTTGAATGTGGCTGGACCTATGGGTGTTACTCATTTCCTCATGCTGTCAAAAACTGAAACTGCACCTTACTTGAGGGTTGCAAGGACACCACAAGGTCCCACGCTTACTTTTAAGATTAAGGAATACTCTCTGGTAGCTGATGTTGCACAATCTCAATTGCGTCCCAGAAGTCCAAAGGATCTCTTCAAAAACCCTCCTTTG ATTGTACTTTCTGGATTTGGAACTGGTGAACAACATTTGAAGCTCACTACTATCATGTTTCAGAATATTTTTCCAGCCATTGACATTAACACT GTAAAACTTTCTTCTTGTCAGAGAATTGTCTTGCTTAATTACAATAAAGAGACGAAACTTGTAGATTTTTGTCATTATTCAATTAGGTTACAGCCTGTTGGAGTATCTCGTAGAATTAGAAAGTTTGTGCAGAATCATCAAGTCCCTGATCTTAGGAATCTACAAGATGTGAGTGACTTTGTGACAAA GGCTGGATACGGATCAGAAAGTGAAGCAGATGATGAAGCTGCGACAGTAACCTTGGCTAGTGATCTTGGTAGAGTAAATCAAGCTTCGTCAAAAAGCGCAGTTAAGCTCCAGGAGATTGGACCTAGGATGACTCTTCAACTTGTCAAAGTTGAGGAAGGGTTGTGCTCAGGTGGAGTCATCTTCAATGAATATG GTAATGCTGCtgacattaaaaaaaagctaGGCAAGCAAGAAGGCGGTGAAAAAGATCCGGATGATGTTGAAGAAgatcaagaagatgatgaggaagaatAG
- the LOC115742381 gene encoding magnesium/proton exchanger 1 isoform X2, whose protein sequence is MTSVHKPPSNSTLGVSSTLGHEVCESYLLFPGETALGEAFRTFLYCLGLAYCFIGLSAITARFFRSMANVVKQTREVVEIDPHTNSMVVRREKVWNYTIADITLLAFGTSFPQISLATIDALRNLGDLYAGGLGPGTLVGSAAFDLFPIHAVCVLVPKAGELKKISDLGVWIVELFWSFWAYFWLYIILKVWTPDIVTLWEALLTVLQFGLLVVHAYAQDKRWPYVSLPLARGERPEDWVPGEGAAYKHVDSVDDEHSEIIQIGENDERRIVDIFSIHSRSETVYHNVQGSDLADSSNELLQSEIKLEEFHVLSLWKQQFVDALMLESAETKKLNSICVQALRILWQSLLAPWRLMFALVPPCQIANGWVAFICSLIFISGIAYVVTQLTDLISCVTGINAYVIAFTALASGTSWPDLVASKIAAERQTTADSAIANITCSNSVNIYFGIGVPWLIDTAYNFIVYREPLRIQNAAGLSFCLLVFFSTSVGCISVLVLRRLTLGAELGGPKPWAWLTSIYFMLLWLIFVVLSSLKVSGII, encoded by the exons ATGACCTCAGTTCATAAGCCACCGAGTAATAGCACACTTGGTGTTTCCAGCACTTTGGGCCATGAAGTATGCGAGAGCTACTTGCTTTTTCCAGGTGAAACAGCCCTCGGTGAAGCCTTCCGAACCTTCCTCTATTGCCTTGGTCTTGCTTACTGCTTTATTGGATTATCAGCTATCACTGCAAGGTTTTTCCGTTCTATGGCGAATGTTGTGAAGCAAACACGTGAGGTGGTAGAGATAGATCCTCATACGAATTCAATGGTGGTTAGACGAGAAAAGGTGTGGAATTACACTATTGCAGACATCACTCTACTAGCTTTTGGGACTAGCTTCCCTCAAATATCTTTAGCTACTATTGATGCTCTAAGAAACCTGGGGGACCTCTATGCTGGAG GTTTGGGTCCTGGAACGCTTGTAGGCTCTGCTGCATTTGACCTATTTCCTATTCATGCTGTCTGTGTTCTGGTTCCTAAAGCTGGTGAATTGAAGAAGATATCTGATCTTGGCGTTTGGATTGTGGAGCTCTTTTGGTCTTTCTGGGCTTATTTTTGGCTGTACATTATTTTGAAG GTTTGGACTCCTGACATTGTCACACTTTGGGAGGCACTGTTAACTGTGTTGCAGTTCGGGTTACTAGTGGTACATGCATATGCTCAAGACAAGCGTTGGCCCTATGTATCTCTTCCTTT AGCAAGGGGCGAGAGGCCAGAGGACTGGGTGCCAGGAGAGGGTGCTGCATATAAACATGTAGACAGTGTGGATGATGAGCATTCCGAGATAATTCAAATTGGTGAAAATGATGAGAGGAGAATTGTGGATATATTTTCCATTCATTCCAGAAGTGAAACAG TGTATCACAATGTACAAGGCAGTGATTTGGCTGACTCCTCTAATGAACTTCTCCAAAGTGAGATTAAGTTGGAAGAATTTCATGTGCTGTCACTTTGGAAGCAACAGTTTGTTGATGCACTGATG CTGGAGAGTGCAGAGACGAAGAAGTTGAATAGCATATGTGTGCAGGCTTTGCGAATATTGTGGCAGTCTCTTCTTGCACCCTGGAGGCTCATGTTTGCTTTGGTTCCTCCTTGCCAAATTGCTAATGGCTGGGTTGCTTTCATTTGCTCTTTAATCTTTATCAGTGGAATAGCTTATGTAGTGACCCAACTCACAGATTTAATTAGCTGCGTCACAG GGATAAATGCTTATGTCATAGCATTTACTGCGCTGGCTAGCGGAACGTCATGGCCAGACTTAGTTGCTAGTAAGATTGCCGCCGAAAGGCAGACGACAGCTGACTCTGCGATTGCAAACATCACTTGCAG TAATTCAGTGAACATATACTTTGGCATAGGTGTCCCATGGCTAATTGACACCGCATACAACTTCATCGTGTATCGGGAACCTTTGAGGATCCAAAATGCAGCCGGACTAAGCTTCTGTTTACTCGTGTTCTTTTCTACTTCTGTGGGGTGTATATCAGTTCTCGTGCTTCGGCGTCTGACATTGGGCGCCGAATTGGGAGGGCCAAAGCCTTGGGCTTGGTTAACTAGTATATACTTCATGTTGCTCTGGCTCATCTTTGTGGTGCTTTCCTCTCTCAAAGTTTCTGGGATCATATAG